One window from the genome of Garra rufa chromosome 1, GarRuf1.0, whole genome shotgun sequence encodes:
- the LOC141339757 gene encoding uncharacterized protein, producing MRVHTGERPYSCQQCAKSFILSGHLNSHMKIHIEKKPVICPQCGKSFTKKKNLTVHMRVHTGEKPFICKLCGKSFTQKQNLTVHMRIHTGEKPYSCKLCGESFSQKGVLETHMNIHTQKKPFICPQCGRSFTNKNNLTVHVRTHTGEKPFICKLCGNSFTQKQYLTVHMRTHTGEKPFMCKQCGKSFSRKGVLKTHMIIHTDKKPFICPECGKCFTLKGTLDNHMKIHTGEKPFTCPQCGKSFKYKTSLDVHLSIHTGEKPYTCEQCGKSFTHKVNLKVHMTVHTGEKPYKCVQCEKSFTCQSNMKRHLQTHSGKELPFSSMQEEV from the coding sequence atgagagttcacactggagagagaccttacagctgccaacagtgtgcgAAGAGTTTCATCTTAAGTGGACATCTTAAcagtcacatgaaaattcacattgaaaagaagccggtaatatgccctcagtgtggaaagagttttacaaagaaaaaaaaccttactgtccacatgagagttcacactggagagaagcctttcatctgtaaactgtgtgggaagagttttacacagaaacaaaaccttactgtccacatgagaattcacactggagagaagccttactcctgCAAACTCTGTGGGGAGAGTTTCTCACAAAAAGGAGTTCTTGAGACTCACATGAACATTCACACCCAAAAAAAGCCATtcatatgccctcagtgtggaaggagttttacaaacaaaaataacCTTACTGTCCAcgtgagaactcacactggagagaagcctttcatctgtaaactgtgtgggaatagttttacacagaaacaataccttactgtccacatgagaactcacactggagagaagcctttcatgtgcaaacagtgtgggaagagtttttcacgaaaaggagttcttaagactcacatgataaTTCATACCGATAAGAAGCCATTCATATGTCctgagtgtggaaagtgttttacaCTGAAAGGTACGCTTGAtaaccacatgaaaattcacactggagagaaaccttttacctgccctcagtgtggaaagagtttcaagtataaaacaaGCCTTgatgttcacttgagcattcacactggtgagaaaccttacacctgtgaacagtgtggaaagagtttcacgcataaagtaaaccttaaggttcacatgacagttcacactggagagaaaccgtacaagtgtgttcagtgtgagaagagtttcacatgtcagagcaacatgaaacgtcatttgcaaactcattctggaaaggaactgccattttcttcaatgcaagaagaggtttag